A window of Vulgatibacter sp. genomic DNA:
CCGCGTCCTCCCGACGCCACCCTCGATCCCGCCGACGAGGCGGCGCTGCTGCCGGCCTTGCGGGCCATCGACGAATGTCACCTCGACGGAGCGGAGACCGAGCTCGTGGCGCTGCTCAGCGGCGGCGCGCTCCGCGGCGACGCATCCCGGGCCCTCGCCTCGATCGCACTCGCCCGCCTCCACCTGCTCGCCCGCCACGACGCCCGCTCCGCCTTCGCCACCCTCCTCGGCGTCGGCGACGTCGCCCGCCTGCCCCGCCCCGTGCAGCTGCGCTTCCACGTGGTCTCGGCCCATCTCCACGCCCACGCCGACCTGCGCCTCTTCAGCCTCGGACGCACCAACCACCACGCTGCCCTGGCGGAAGCGCTCTTCGGCGCAGGCGACGAGGACGAGCGCTTCTTCCTCTGGTACGCGCAGCTCACCGCGGCGATCTCGGTCTACGAGCCGGCGATGGTGGCCCGCCTCGTGGAGCGGAGCGCGGAGATGCGCGCCCTCGCCACCACCCCGCTCAACCGCTGCCTCGCCCTGGAGGCTGCCTGCCTCTGCGAGCTCTCCTACGCCCGGGCCGGCGAGGCCTCGCGCTCCGTCGAGGCGTTCCGCGCGGCGAGCGTCGCCGCCGGTCTGCCCCTGCAGCAGCTCCGCGCCCTGGCCTGGGGCGGTGAGGTGGCGATCGAGGAGGCGGAGCCGCCGCCCCGGATCCTCGAGGCGCTCGAGCAGGCGGAGCGGATCCAGCAGCGACACCGCATCGCCGACGGCGTCCACTCGATGCACCTGCACCGCAACGAGGGCGAGGTGCTGATGCGGCTGGGGCGCCTCGGCGAAGCAGAAGCGGAGCTCCTCGAGGCGACGCGGATCGGCAGCTCGGTCGGCTTCACCCCTTTCCGGATCTACACCTCCCTCGCCAGGCTCTACGCCCAGCGCGGCAGGATCGAAGGGACGCGCCGCATCGCCGACGAGCTCCTCCGCTTCGAAGGCGTGCACATGGAGCATTCCCGCGCCTTCGGCAGGATCGCCCGCATCTTGTGCGACGTGCTCGAGGGCAAGGCCGAGCCCGGCTGGCCCGAAGCGGTGGTGGAGAACCTCGCGGCGATCCGCCGCGCCGGCGCCTGGGCGATCGCCTACCGCTACGTCGCCGTCCACGCTGCAGCGATCTGCACCAGCGCCGCGCCGCTGCAGGAAGCGGAGCGGATCCTCCAGCTCGCGGAGCGTGCCTTCGAGTCCTCCGCCTCCCTCACCGCCTCGGCGCTCTTCCGCCGCTATCGGGGGATCTTCCTCCTCCGCACCGGCCGCCACGGGGAGGCGCGCCAATCCCTCGAAGCGGCGCTGGCTACGTTCCAGGTCTCGGGCAACCTGCCGGAGGCGGCGCTGGTGCGGCGCGCCCTCGCAAACCTCGACCACCTCGAGGGCAGACCCGAGGCGGAAGGCCATCTGGCGGAGAGCGCCGCTGCGCTGGAAGCGCTGGGGATGGCGGTCCCGCCCCTGCTCGCCTCCGAGGCGCCACCGCCGGCAGCGGCGCAGACCGCCTCCCGCCTCCACGTGGACGACCTGGTGGTGCCGCTGCAGCGCCTCACCACGCGCGGCCTCGGTGCGTCGATCCTCCAGCGCGAGCTCGTCGACATCGCCACCGGCCTCCTCCCCGGCAGGAGCGTCGCGCTGGTCGAAGTCGACTCCGAGGGCGGCATCCTGCCGCTGGGCGGCGAGGTCGGCGGGCCTGCGGATCCGCGGCGCTGGTTCGACTTCAGCGACGGCGTCGGGCGCCGGCTGCGCCTCGGCGTCGGCGGCGCCCTCGCCCCGGAGGAGCGCGCCGCCCTCTCGAGCCTCGTTTCCACCGCGGCCCTCGCCTTCGAGGTGGCGGCGCTGCGCGGCTTCTCCCGGGAGCGCCCGCGGCAGGTCGCCTCCAGGGCGCCCGCCGAGGAGCACGTGCTGCCGGGCTTCATCGCGGCGTCCGAGCCGATGCGCCGGCTCAAAGCGGAGCTCGAGCGGCTCTCGGGATCACGCTCGACCATCATCATCACCGGCGAGTCGGGCACGGGGAAGGAGGTGGTCGCCCGGGCGATCCACGATCTCTCCCAGCGCGCCGCGCGCCCCTACGTCACCTTCAACAGCGCGGCGATCCCCCGCGAGCTCTTCGAGGGGCAGCTCTTCGGCTACCGCAAGGGCGCCTTCACCGGCGCCACCTCCGACAACCCCGGCGTGATCCGGGCCGCGGAGGGCGGCACCCTCTTCCTCGACGAGATCGGCGAGCTCCCCCTCGAGACCCAGCCGAAGCTGCTCCGCTTCCTGGAGAACGGCGAGATCTTTCCCCTGGGCGAGCGGAACCCGGCGCGGGTGGACGTGCGGGTGATCGCGGCGACCCACCGCGAACTGCTCGAGCTGGTACGCGAGGGCCGCTTCCGCGAGGACCTCTACTACCGACTGCAGGTGATCCCGGTGCACATCCCGCCGCTCCGGGAGCGCCGCGCGGACGTGGTGGCGCTGGCGCGCTTCTTCCTGCGCAAGCTCACACCGGAGGGCCGGGAGACGCCGGTCTTGAGCCCCGACGCGGAGCTGGCGCTGGTGGCCCACGGCTGGCCCGGCAACGTGCGGCAGCTGCGCAACGTGATCGAGCGATCGCTCGCCTTCGATCCACTGCCGCCGATCCTCACCGCCGAACACCTCCGGCTGTAGAAGATCAGCCCTGGGGTGCCCCGCTGCGCAGGTGTTCCATCGCCCGGCGGATCCGCTCGTCCGCCTCCTTCGCGATCGGCTCGAGGGCAGGGGCGCGCGCCGCCTGGAACATGAGATCGGGGCGGAGCATCGAGACCACCGCGCCGTCGTCCTCCTCCCAGACCACGACGTTGCAGGGCAGCAGCAGGCCGAGCCCCAGCTCCGCCTGCAGGCCGCGGTGGGCGAGCTGCGGATTGCAGGCGCCGAGGATCACGTAGTTGCGGAAGTTCTCGCCCAGCTTCTTCTGCAGCGTCTCCTGCACGTCGATCTCGGTGAGCACCCCGAACCCCTCGCGCTTCAGCGCCTCGATCGTGCGCTCGCGCAGCTTTGCGAAGGGCTCGCCGGGAAAGCGCAGGGTGTAGCCGTACGACGGTCCCACGCCCCGGGTGGACTCGGTGCTCGTCTCCATCTCACGCTCCTTCGCGCTGGCCGCGGAGCATGACGGTAGGTCCGGGGTGGACGAGCGGCGATCGCCCATCCGGGCCCGGGCCGCAACGCCCGAACGGATGGTGGCCCGGGAGCCCCCGGGCTTCCTACGTTCCGCGGCAAAAACCCGGAGGCGCCCGTGATCTTCCGCCAGCTCTTCGAGGAAGAGTCCTCGACCTACACCTACCTCTTCGGCTGCGAGGAGACCGGCACCGCCGTCCTCCTCGATCCGGTGATGGAGACCTTCGACCGCGACCTGGCGGCGGTGCGGGATCTGGGCTTGCGCCTCGCCTGCACCCTCGAGACCCACGTCCACGCCGACCACATCACCTCCGGCTGCAAGCTCCGCAGGGCCACCGGCAGCAGGATCGTCGTGCCGCCGGTGCAGGGGCTGGAATGCGCCGACCAGCTGATCGAGGAGGGCAAGCCGCTGCAGGTGGGCGGCCTCACCTTCCGGGCGATCTTCACCCCGGGCCACACCGACCACCACCACGCCTACCTGGTCGAATGGGGCGGCGTGCCCCGGGTCTTCACCGGCGACGCGCTCCTCATCGACGGCTGCGGGCGGACCGACTTCCAGAGCGGCGACGCCGAAACGCTCTGGCACTCGATCCACCAGAAGATCTTCACCCTGCCCGACGACACCCTCGTCTACCCGGCCCACGACTACCAGCACCGGCACGTCTCCACCGTGGCGCAGGAGCGGGAGCGGAACCCGCGCCTCGGCGGCAGCCGCACCCGGGAGGAGTTCGTGGGGATCATGGCCAACCTCGGCCTGCCCTACCCGAAGAAGATGGATCTCGCCGTGCCGGCCAACATGAAGTGCGGCGATTGTCCCGCCCACGTGGAGGAGGAGACCCACCAAATCGGCGGCAAGTCGGAGCAGGGGATCCCCGCGCCCGGGGCGCCGGCGGTCTGCTGACACCGACGCTTTACTTGCCCCCACGCCTGCGCCGATAGAAGGGGCCATGAGCCTCGTCATCGCCCAGGACCTCAGCCTCGCCTACGGCAGCAAGATCCTCCTCGAGGAGGACGGCTTCACCATCGGTCCGCAGGATCGGGTGGGGCTCGTCGGCGCCAACGGAACCGGCAAGTCGACGCTGCTGAAGATCCTGGCGGGCAAGCTGCAACCGGACGGGGGCAGCCTCGTCTTCCGCCGCCAGGCCCGGGT
This region includes:
- a CDS encoding MBL fold metallo-hydrolase is translated as MIFRQLFEEESSTYTYLFGCEETGTAVLLDPVMETFDRDLAAVRDLGLRLACTLETHVHADHITSGCKLRRATGSRIVVPPVQGLECADQLIEEGKPLQVGGLTFRAIFTPGHTDHHHAYLVEWGGVPRVFTGDALLIDGCGRTDFQSGDAETLWHSIHQKIFTLPDDTLVYPAHDYQHRHVSTVAQERERNPRLGGSRTREEFVGIMANLGLPYPKKMDLAVPANMKCGDCPAHVEEETHQIGGKSEQGIPAPGAPAVC
- a CDS encoding sigma 54-interacting transcriptional regulator, giving the protein MEIRALRGERSRAEFAALVGVTPLTVYRWELPPGSPELRRPRGKVLARLRSLVAAELPAQPPRPPDATLDPADEAALLPALRAIDECHLDGAETELVALLSGGALRGDASRALASIALARLHLLARHDARSAFATLLGVGDVARLPRPVQLRFHVVSAHLHAHADLRLFSLGRTNHHAALAEALFGAGDEDERFFLWYAQLTAAISVYEPAMVARLVERSAEMRALATTPLNRCLALEAACLCELSYARAGEASRSVEAFRAASVAAGLPLQQLRALAWGGEVAIEEAEPPPRILEALEQAERIQQRHRIADGVHSMHLHRNEGEVLMRLGRLGEAEAELLEATRIGSSVGFTPFRIYTSLARLYAQRGRIEGTRRIADELLRFEGVHMEHSRAFGRIARILCDVLEGKAEPGWPEAVVENLAAIRRAGAWAIAYRYVAVHAAAICTSAAPLQEAERILQLAERAFESSASLTASALFRRYRGIFLLRTGRHGEARQSLEAALATFQVSGNLPEAALVRRALANLDHLEGRPEAEGHLAESAAALEALGMAVPPLLASEAPPPAAAQTASRLHVDDLVVPLQRLTTRGLGASILQRELVDIATGLLPGRSVALVEVDSEGGILPLGGEVGGPADPRRWFDFSDGVGRRLRLGVGGALAPEERAALSSLVSTAALAFEVAALRGFSRERPRQVASRAPAEEHVLPGFIAASEPMRRLKAELERLSGSRSTIIITGESGTGKEVVARAIHDLSQRAARPYVTFNSAAIPRELFEGQLFGYRKGAFTGATSDNPGVIRAAEGGTLFLDEIGELPLETQPKLLRFLENGEIFPLGERNPARVDVRVIAATHRELLELVREGRFREDLYYRLQVIPVHIPPLRERRADVVALARFFLRKLTPEGRETPVLSPDAELALVAHGWPGNVRQLRNVIERSLAFDPLPPILTAEHLRL
- a CDS encoding DUF302 domain-containing protein; protein product: METSTESTRGVGPSYGYTLRFPGEPFAKLRERTIEALKREGFGVLTEIDVQETLQKKLGENFRNYVILGACNPQLAHRGLQAELGLGLLLPCNVVVWEEDDGAVVSMLRPDLMFQAARAPALEPIAKEADERIRRAMEHLRSGAPQG